From one Caldichromatium japonicum genomic stretch:
- the glnD gene encoding [protein-PII] uridylyltransferase, translated as MEIRSAFKERLRIGKEVLYRAFEQGMPVRVLVQRLSALIDSILGDAWRLYLDEDPRAALVAVGGYGRSELHPASDVDLLILIEDAVQDELTAALEQFITLLWDIGLAVGHSVRTVADCVRAAGSDIQFMTSLLDARHLAGSQVLFARMQAATGPDRIWDSARFFAAKLEEQRARWQKYGDTAYNLEPNIKENPGGLRDIQMIGWVTRRHFGAKDLHELVAQGFLTASEHQTLIGGETLLWRIRFALHRLAGRHEDRLLFDYQRTLALQFGFRDGDNNLAVEQFMQQYYRTVQELNQLNEMLLQLFAEAILLPDDQPPVPINRRFQARNGYLEVISPEVFRRTPLALLEACHLLQLHPELKGIRASTIRLIRENRHRIDDVFRADIRARSLFMEILREPQGLTRAMLAMNRYGVLAAYIPAFANIVGRMQYDLFHVYTVDEHTLMLLRNLRRFVLPEYGEEFPLCTAVAKHIPKLELLYLAGLFHDIAKGRGGDHSLLGAEEALAFCWLHGLSDYDSALVAWLVEHHLVMSMTAQRKDISDPEVIQSFAALVGDPVRLDYLYLLTVADARATNPARWNSWLDALLRELYYNARRALLRGLDHPEAQEELIAQKQDEGRRLLLRHGIDLESCHRLWQRFNRDFFLYNSPDEIAWQTQRILKADSDAPFLVEVRALTPRGSSEILIYAKDRDHLFAQTTAALDQMGLNIMDARIMTTADSWVVNSYHVLEHEGITLSTQRLEEVRGTLRDLLADPSSRQIQVSRALSRRHRHFPVQTQVDFALDLPNQRTIMRLTTRDRPGLLAEVGAIFEHCGIRLQNAKITTIGAEVDDVFFITTREDTPVTCEQVLECVRHAIHERLEVA; from the coding sequence ATGGAAATAAGGTCCGCCTTTAAGGAGCGGCTGCGTATTGGCAAGGAAGTGCTTTATCGCGCCTTTGAACAAGGCATGCCGGTCCGCGTCTTGGTGCAGCGGCTCAGTGCGCTCATTGACTCGATCTTGGGCGACGCTTGGAGGCTTTATCTGGATGAGGACCCCAGAGCCGCATTGGTGGCAGTCGGCGGCTATGGGCGCAGCGAGTTGCATCCGGCCTCCGATGTCGATCTTCTGATCCTGATTGAGGACGCCGTTCAGGATGAGCTGACGGCGGCACTCGAGCAATTCATCACCCTGCTGTGGGACATCGGATTGGCGGTCGGCCACAGCGTCCGCACCGTCGCAGATTGTGTTCGCGCCGCGGGGTCCGATATCCAATTCATGACCAGCCTGCTCGATGCACGCCACCTGGCAGGCTCCCAAGTGCTCTTTGCCCGGATGCAGGCGGCGACCGGCCCCGACCGGATCTGGGACAGCGCCCGGTTTTTCGCCGCCAAGCTCGAGGAGCAGCGTGCCCGCTGGCAAAAATATGGCGACACCGCCTATAACCTCGAGCCCAACATCAAGGAGAATCCCGGCGGACTGCGCGACATCCAGATGATCGGCTGGGTGACGCGGCGGCACTTCGGCGCCAAGGACCTCCATGAGCTGGTGGCGCAGGGATTTTTGACTGCCTCTGAACATCAGACCCTGATCGGTGGCGAGACCCTGCTGTGGCGCATCCGCTTCGCCCTCCATCGGTTGGCAGGACGGCATGAGGATCGCCTGCTGTTCGATTATCAGCGCACCCTGGCCTTGCAGTTCGGCTTTCGCGACGGCGACAACAACCTCGCCGTCGAGCAGTTCATGCAGCAGTACTATCGCACTGTCCAGGAGCTCAACCAGCTCAACGAGATGCTGTTGCAGCTCTTCGCCGAGGCGATCCTCTTACCCGATGACCAGCCGCCGGTCCCGATCAACCGCCGTTTCCAGGCGCGCAACGGCTATCTTGAGGTAATCAGTCCGGAGGTCTTTCGGCGCACGCCGCTTGCCTTGCTCGAGGCCTGCCATCTGCTTCAACTCCATCCTGAGCTCAAGGGCATCCGCGCAAGCACCATTCGCCTGATCCGCGAAAACCGCCACCGCATCGATGACGTCTTTCGCGCCGACATCCGCGCGCGCAGCCTGTTCATGGAAATCCTGCGCGAGCCCCAGGGCCTCACCCGCGCCATGCTTGCCATGAATCGCTATGGGGTCCTCGCGGCCTATATCCCCGCCTTCGCCAATATCGTCGGACGGATGCAATACGACCTCTTCCACGTCTATACGGTCGACGAGCATACCCTGATGCTCTTGCGCAACCTGCGACGGTTTGTGCTCCCTGAATACGGCGAGGAGTTTCCGCTCTGTACCGCCGTGGCCAAGCATATCCCCAAGCTTGAGCTCCTGTATCTCGCGGGTCTCTTTCACGACATCGCCAAGGGGCGGGGCGGGGATCATTCGCTCCTGGGCGCAGAGGAGGCCTTGGCCTTTTGCTGGTTGCATGGTTTGAGCGACTATGACAGCGCCCTGGTCGCCTGGTTGGTCGAGCATCACCTGGTCATGTCCATGACCGCCCAACGCAAGGACATCAGCGACCCCGAGGTCATCCAGTCCTTTGCCGCACTTGTCGGCGACCCCGTCCGGCTCGATTATCTATATCTGTTGACCGTGGCCGATGCGCGGGCGACCAACCCAGCGCGCTGGAACAGTTGGCTCGATGCCCTCTTACGCGAGCTTTATTACAACGCCCGCCGCGCCCTCTTGCGCGGGCTCGATCACCCAGAGGCCCAAGAGGAGCTCATCGCCCAGAAACAGGATGAGGGTCGGCGCCTGCTGTTGCGACATGGTATCGATCTAGAGTCTTGCCACAGGCTTTGGCAGCGCTTTAATCGAGATTTCTTTCTCTATAACTCGCCGGACGAGATCGCCTGGCAGACGCAGCGCATCCTGAAGGCCGACTCCGATGCCCCCTTTCTGGTCGAGGTCCGAGCGCTTACCCCCCGCGGCAGCAGCGAGATCCTGATCTATGCCAAAGACCGCGATCACCTCTTCGCCCAGACCACGGCGGCGCTTGACCAGATGGGGCTCAATATTATGGATGCCCGTATCATGACCACCGCCGACAGCTGGGTGGTGAACAGCTATCATGTCCTCGAACATGAAGGGATCACCTTGAGTACGCAGCGGCTCGAAGAGGTGCGTGGGACCTTGAGGGATCTGCTTGCTGATCCATCCTCGAGACAGATCCAGGTCTCGCGCGCCCTCTCGCGCCGGCATCGCCATTTTCCGGTCCAGACCCAGGTCGATTTCGCCCTAGACCTGCCTAACCAGCGGACCATCATGCGCCTGACCACCCGCGACCGGCCGGGCCTTTTGGCTGAGGTCGGTGCCATCTTCGAGCATTGCGGCATCCGGCTCCAGAACGCCAAGATCACCACTATCGGCGCCGAGGTCGATGACGTGTTTTTCATCACTACCCGCGAGGATACGCCGGTCACCTGCGAGCAGGTCTTGGAGTGCGTGAGGCACGCGATCCATGAGCGTCTTGAAGTGGCTTGA
- a CDS encoding hydrogenase expression/formation protein produces MQVEEPSALALSLLQEIRHALGRLIAQREETRIELQALLLGPAEIQMLESVLGRGEVEARVEALGPTLVCETAIPGVWWLSHQDTEGRVLSRQIEVAAVPAILQPSPDDLAESLARLDNRLHAYRA; encoded by the coding sequence ATGCAGGTGGAGGAGCCAAGCGCCCTGGCATTATCACTCCTCCAAGAGATTCGCCATGCCCTGGGGCGCCTGATCGCCCAAAGGGAGGAGACGCGCATCGAGCTTCAGGCCCTTCTGCTCGGTCCTGCCGAGATACAGATGCTTGAGTCGGTGCTCGGACGGGGTGAGGTCGAAGCGCGCGTCGAGGCCCTCGGGCCGACCCTGGTGTGCGAGACCGCCATCCCCGGGGTCTGGTGGCTGAGCCATCAGGATACCGAGGGCCGAGTATTGAGCCGCCAGATCGAGGTCGCGGCAGTCCCTGCCATCCTTCAGCCAAGTCCGGATGACCTCGCCGAATCACTCGCCCGCTTGGATAATCGTTTGCACGCCTATCGCGCATGA
- a CDS encoding (Fe-S)-binding protein codes for MNELILDDRTAVQETSQGLSLARGLAALRAEMDAPIAAFFASCVHCGLCAQACPFYLETGNPKYTPIHKLEPLRQIWESEFTLWGRVKSWLGLTQLVTDELLAKWEELLYDSCTMCGRCSLVCPVGNDIAYMIRKTREGMVQAGHAPDGLIAAASRAIRTGSPMGLQWKTLEVQVRHVEASSGLKVPIDQEGVEYMVLLSSMEVINFPEYLEAITRIFAHAGISWTLSTQCFEATNAGVQIGSSDIARALVERVVAAAEKLKVSKVISPECGHAYTAIRWEGPNLIGRPYPFKVFHIIEVLDELRATGRLRLEGKETDRLSLHDPCNLARKSGVIQQQRRLVDLVTEQFVDLKEHGRYQWCCGAGGGVSSNERAEELRLKAFKRKKAQIEEVAPARMVTMCATCRTQLEEGIETYNLNIPVVGLTELIAEHLVD; via the coding sequence ATGAACGAGCTTATACTCGATGATCGCACCGCGGTCCAAGAGACCTCCCAGGGCCTCTCCTTGGCGCGGGGGTTGGCTGCCTTGCGCGCCGAGATGGACGCTCCGATCGCCGCCTTTTTTGCAAGCTGTGTCCATTGCGGGCTATGCGCCCAGGCCTGTCCGTTTTATCTCGAGACCGGGAATCCCAAATACACCCCGATACACAAGCTCGAACCCCTGCGCCAGATCTGGGAGAGCGAGTTCACCCTCTGGGGGCGGGTCAAGTCCTGGCTCGGTCTCACCCAGCTGGTGACCGATGAGCTGCTCGCCAAATGGGAGGAGTTGCTCTATGACTCCTGCACCATGTGCGGGCGTTGCTCGCTGGTCTGTCCAGTCGGCAATGACATCGCCTATATGATCCGTAAGACGCGCGAGGGCATGGTCCAGGCGGGCCATGCACCCGATGGCCTGATCGCCGCCGCAAGCCGCGCCATCCGTACCGGCAGCCCCATGGGGTTGCAATGGAAGACGCTCGAGGTCCAGGTCCGGCATGTCGAGGCGAGCAGCGGCCTCAAGGTCCCCATCGATCAGGAGGGGGTCGAATACATGGTCCTGCTCTCCTCGATGGAGGTGATCAACTTCCCTGAATATCTCGAGGCGATCACCCGTATCTTTGCCCATGCCGGCATCTCCTGGACCCTCTCGACCCAGTGCTTCGAGGCGACCAACGCCGGGGTGCAGATCGGAAGCTCAGACATCGCCCGCGCCCTGGTCGAGCGGGTGGTGGCTGCAGCCGAGAAGCTGAAGGTCTCCAAGGTCATCAGTCCAGAGTGCGGCCATGCCTATACCGCCATCCGCTGGGAGGGCCCCAATCTGATCGGTCGGCCCTATCCGTTCAAGGTCTTTCATATCATCGAGGTCCTAGACGAGCTGCGTGCGACCGGTCGCCTCAGGCTCGAAGGCAAGGAGACGGATCGGCTGTCGCTGCACGATCCTTGTAACCTTGCGCGCAAGAGCGGTGTGATCCAACAGCAACGCCGTCTGGTCGATCTCGTCACCGAGCAGTTCGTCGATCTTAAGGAGCACGGGCGCTATCAATGGTGCTGCGGGGCAGGCGGTGGGGTAAGCTCGAACGAGCGCGCCGAGGAGCTGAGGCTGAAGGCATTCAAACGCAAAAAGGCCCAGATCGAGGAGGTTGCACCGGCGCGCATGGTCACCATGTGCGCCACCTGCCGCACCCAGCTCGAGGAGGGCATCGAGACCTATAACCTGAACATCCCGGTCGTGGGCCTCACTGAGCTCATCGCCGAACACCTGGTCGATTAA
- a CDS encoding hydrogenase small subunit, which produces MRRSQPTLGELLSRHQVSRRGFLRFCTAAASLLALPPRLVPAFAESLAKASRPSVIWLSFQECTGCTESLTRSHAPTLEDLILNLISLEYHHTLQAASGEAAEAARLQAIEEHKGQYLVIVDGSLPGPDAEAGYSTIAGQSNHEILRETVGHAAAVIAVGTCAAFGGLPEADPNPTGARPIMDLVRDKPLVNVPGCPPMPLAIAGVVAHYLAFRRLPELDAYLRPLAFYGQSIHDRCYRRPFYDKGLFAEGFDDEGARKGWCLYRLGCKGPTTYNACAVMKWNDGTSWPVESGHPCLGCSEPRFWDAGGFYRAVSVPLTLGPTTLVGAGAAGVAAGAVAGALARRRAREAERTLQPVSIEELEAKQ; this is translated from the coding sequence ATGCGCCGATCCCAGCCGACCCTAGGCGAGCTTTTGAGCCGACATCAGGTCTCGCGCCGCGGTTTTTTGCGGTTTTGTACCGCTGCCGCCTCGCTTTTGGCCCTACCGCCGAGGCTCGTCCCTGCATTTGCCGAGTCGCTGGCCAAAGCGTCCCGCCCCTCGGTCATCTGGCTATCGTTTCAAGAGTGCACCGGTTGTACAGAATCCCTGACCCGCAGCCATGCCCCGACCCTCGAGGACCTGATCCTCAACCTGATCTCGCTTGAGTATCACCACACCTTGCAGGCGGCATCGGGCGAGGCAGCAGAGGCGGCGCGCCTCCAGGCGATCGAGGAGCACAAGGGGCAATATCTAGTGATCGTCGATGGTTCGCTCCCTGGGCCGGATGCAGAGGCCGGCTATTCGACCATCGCCGGACAGAGCAACCATGAGATCCTGCGGGAGACGGTCGGGCATGCCGCAGCGGTGATCGCGGTCGGTACCTGCGCCGCCTTCGGTGGGCTTCCCGAGGCCGACCCCAATCCGACCGGCGCGCGCCCGATCATGGACCTGGTGCGAGACAAGCCGCTGGTTAATGTCCCGGGTTGCCCGCCGATGCCGCTGGCGATCGCTGGGGTCGTCGCCCATTATCTCGCCTTTAGGCGGCTGCCTGAGTTGGACGCCTATCTGCGCCCGCTCGCCTTTTACGGTCAATCGATCCATGACCGTTGCTACCGTCGGCCTTTCTATGACAAGGGACTGTTTGCCGAGGGGTTCGACGACGAAGGGGCGAGGAAGGGCTGGTGTCTGTATCGGCTCGGCTGCAAGGGCCCGACCACCTATAACGCCTGCGCCGTCATGAAATGGAACGACGGTACCAGTTGGCCAGTGGAGTCCGGACACCCCTGTCTGGGCTGCTCTGAGCCCAGGTTCTGGGACGCCGGCGGTTTTTATCGCGCTGTCTCTGTGCCCCTGACCCTTGGGCCAACGACCCTGGTCGGGGCGGGTGCTGCGGGGGTCGCCGCAGGCGCGGTCGCCGGGGCGCTGGCGCGCCGACGCGCGCGCGAGGCTGAACGCACCCTACAACCGGTCAGCATCGAAGAACTGGAGGCCAAGCAATGA
- a CDS encoding symporter small accessory protein, with translation MILGLDDPFVAMAYLSILALAAFSIIYGTLRRHAAPDEITEEDHQWALEEQQVDDER, from the coding sequence ATGATCCTCGGTCTCGATGACCCCTTCGTGGCGATGGCCTATCTCTCTATCCTCGCCTTGGCCGCGTTTAGCATCATCTATGGGACCCTGCGGCGTCATGCCGCCCCCGATGAGATCACCGAAGAAGATCACCAATGGGCGCTTGAAGAACAACAGGTGGACGATGAACGCTAA
- a CDS encoding IS630 family transposase: MGEKRALLAEQDAQIRKLMCDGTPDELKLPFALWSRQAVRQLILGCFGIELRPQGEGKYMARWGLTPQKPIRRAYEQSPPAGKTWLEETYPDIARRAKAEGAEIHWGDETGLRSDEVRGRSYAPAIKTSEIRVTHRREGLSVISTLTNRGKVRRKAFAGAMNADILIDFMKRLVKDARGKKIFLILDNLRVHHTKPVKAWLAACANQIEASSLPYSPALNPNEMLKATITAQAPSRAKGDLKKATVSHLRRLLNSPQRIMRYFQHPKLHDAA; encoded by the coding sequence GTGGGTGAGAAGCGGGCGCTGTTGGCGGAGCAGGACGCCCAGATACGCAAGCTCATGTGCGACGGGACACCGGATGAGCTGAAGCTGCCGTTTGCGCTGTGGAGCCGGCAGGCGGTGCGGCAGTTGATCCTCGGCTGTTTTGGCATCGAGCTCAGGCCGCAGGGGGAGGGCAAGTACATGGCGCGCTGGGGATTGACGCCCCAGAAACCGATTCGGCGCGCCTATGAGCAAAGCCCGCCGGCGGGCAAGACGTGGCTTGAGGAGACCTACCCGGACATTGCCCGGCGCGCCAAGGCCGAGGGCGCCGAAATCCACTGGGGCGATGAAACGGGGCTGCGCTCGGACGAGGTGCGCGGGCGCTCTTATGCGCCGGCGATCAAGACGTCCGAGATTCGCGTCACGCACCGTCGCGAAGGCCTGTCGGTGATCTCGACGCTGACCAACCGCGGCAAGGTGCGTCGGAAGGCGTTCGCGGGGGCGATGAACGCCGACATCCTGATCGACTTCATGAAGCGGCTCGTCAAGGACGCCAGGGGCAAGAAGATCTTCCTCATCCTCGACAACCTGCGCGTGCATCACACCAAGCCAGTCAAGGCCTGGCTGGCTGCATGCGCCAATCAAATCGAGGCCTCCTCCCTCCCCTATAGCCCGGCACTGAACCCCAACGAGATGCTCAAGGCCACCATCACCGCGCAGGCGCCCTCCCGCGCCAAGGGCGATCTGAAGAAGGCGACCGTCAGCCACCTGCGCCGCCTTCTCAATTCCCCCCAACGCATCATGCGCTACTTCCAGCATCCCAAGCTCCATGATGCCGCGTAA
- the tnpA gene encoding IS200/IS605 family transposase encodes MKPLHSSISLLVDDHRRNVFNGDAIAQLRTIFTNVCTDFEAQLIKMDGEDDHVHLLVEYPPKVAVSSLVNSLKGASSRLLRKEQPDIQKHYWKGVLWSPSYFASSCGGAPISIVRQYIEQQQTPT; translated from the coding sequence TTGAAGCCGTTGCATAGCTCAATCAGTCTCTTGGTCGATGACCATCGCCGCAATGTGTTCAACGGCGATGCCATCGCACAACTGCGAACGATCTTCACCAACGTCTGCACGGATTTTGAAGCACAACTGATCAAGATGGACGGCGAGGACGATCATGTCCACCTGTTGGTAGAGTACCCGCCCAAGGTTGCCGTCTCCAGCCTCGTGAACAGCCTCAAAGGCGCATCCAGCCGCCTGCTGCGCAAGGAACAACCCGACATCCAGAAACACTACTGGAAGGGCGTGCTGTGGTCGCCGTCCTACTTCGCCTCAAGTTGTGGCGGCGCACCAATTTCCATCGTGCGCCAATACATCGAACAGCAGCAGACGCCAACCTAA
- the rpsB gene encoding 30S ribosomal protein S2, with translation MRDMLEAGVHFGHQTRYWNPKMGAYIFGQRNKIHIINLEKTLPLYRESLQFMNRLAAEGGKILFVGTKRAARDAIREEAERCSMPYVNHRWLGGMLTNFKTIRQSVKRLKDLEAMFQDGSIERFNKKEALMLERELNKLQQSLGGIKEMERLPDALFVIDVGHEKIAVTEANKMGIPVIGVVDTNNDPSNVDYVIPGNDDAIRAVRLYIAGAADAILAGRDLAAAQVGREAELIREEA, from the coding sequence ATGCGCGATATGCTGGAGGCCGGCGTCCATTTCGGCCACCAGACCCGTTACTGGAACCCAAAGATGGGTGCCTATATCTTCGGTCAGCGCAACAAGATCCATATCATCAACCTAGAAAAGACCCTGCCGCTGTATCGCGAGTCGCTCCAATTCATGAACCGGCTGGCCGCTGAGGGCGGCAAGATCCTCTTCGTCGGTACCAAGCGCGCAGCGCGCGATGCGATCCGCGAAGAGGCCGAGCGCTGTAGTATGCCCTATGTCAATCACCGTTGGCTTGGCGGCATGCTGACCAATTTCAAGACGATCCGCCAATCGGTTAAACGCCTCAAAGACCTGGAGGCGATGTTCCAAGACGGCAGCATCGAGCGTTTCAATAAAAAAGAGGCGCTGATGCTAGAGCGCGAACTCAATAAGCTTCAGCAAAGCCTCGGCGGAATCAAGGAGATGGAACGCCTCCCCGATGCCCTGTTTGTGATCGATGTTGGCCATGAAAAGATCGCCGTCACCGAAGCCAACAAGATGGGTATCCCGGTGATCGGGGTCGTTGACACCAATAACGATCCCAGCAATGTTGATTATGTCATTCCAGGCAACGATGACGCCATCCGCGCCGTGCGCCTGTATATCGCCGGGGCTGCCGATGCCATCCTTGCGGGACGAGACCTGGCCGCAGCTCAGGTCGGGCGCGAGGCCGAACTGATTCGCGAGGAGGCCTAA
- the map gene encoding type I methionyl aminopeptidase, which translates to MRVAGRLAADVLDMIEPYVQPGVTTEELDRICHDYIVHQQQAVPAPLNYRGFPKSICTSVNHQVCHGIPNHKRLKKGDIVNIDVTVIKDGYHGDTSRMYFVGEPSILARRLVSVTREAMLRGISVVRPGATLGDIGHAIQSHVEAHGYSIVREYCGHGIGEAFHEEPQILHYGRPGEGMSLVPGMCFTIEPMVNAGKRFIKVLPDGWTVVTKDHSLSAQWEHTILVTENGYEILTLGAAERAVRAAS; encoded by the coding sequence ATGCGCGTTGCCGGACGCCTGGCCGCCGATGTGCTCGACATGATCGAGCCCTATGTCCAGCCCGGTGTCACCACCGAGGAACTGGATCGGATCTGTCACGACTATATCGTCCATCAGCAACAGGCCGTCCCGGCCCCTTTGAATTATCGAGGTTTCCCTAAGTCCATCTGCACCTCGGTCAACCATCAGGTCTGCCATGGTATCCCGAATCACAAACGGCTTAAGAAAGGCGACATCGTCAATATCGACGTCACTGTGATCAAGGATGGCTATCACGGCGATACCAGCCGGATGTATTTTGTCGGCGAGCCCTCCATCCTGGCGCGACGTCTGGTCAGCGTGACGCGGGAAGCGATGCTGCGCGGTATCAGTGTCGTGCGTCCTGGCGCGACGCTCGGCGATATTGGGCACGCCATCCAAAGTCATGTCGAGGCACACGGTTACTCTATAGTCCGCGAATACTGCGGGCATGGGATCGGCGAGGCGTTTCATGAGGAGCCCCAAATCCTGCACTACGGCAGGCCAGGGGAAGGTATGAGCCTGGTGCCCGGGATGTGTTTTACCATCGAGCCCATGGTCAATGCTGGCAAGCGTTTCATCAAGGTCTTGCCCGATGGCTGGACCGTGGTCACCAAGGACCATAGCCTTTCGGCCCAATGGGAACATACGATCCTGGTCACCGAAAACGGATACGAGATCCTAACCCTGGGGGCTGCCGAGCGTGCTGTTCGTGCCGCATCATGA
- a CDS encoding nickel-dependent hydrogenase large subunit, which yields MSRIVVDPITRIEGHLRIEVELAGDRIAQAYSSGTMVRGIEIILKGRDPRDAWAFVQRICGVCTLVHGIASVRAVEDALGIALPLNAQLIRNLMIGAQYIHDHVMHFYHLHALDWVDVVNALKADPKATAELAQSLSSWPKSSPGYFADIQNRLKTFVESGQLGIFANGYWGHPAYRLPPEANLVAVAHYLEALAWQREVARLHAIFGGKNPHPNFLVGGVPSPIDPESDSAINAKRLAEVKGLIEQMQTFVEQVYLPDTLAIASFYKDWASRGEGLGNFLCYGDLPAGAAMDPETFFFPRGVILNRDLSVVHPVDVGAPDEIQEFVAHAWYDYSAGNEQGLHPYLGETRLNYRGRGGPKPPFSQLDVSKGYSWLKAPRWKGQAVEVGPLARVLMLYAKGHEQTQELVKKTLTDLDLPINALYSTLGRTAARTLETKLLADAMLVWYRALIDNIRLGDTRTWNGERWDPATWPKTARGAGLMEAPRGALAHWIVIEDGKIANYQAVVPSTWNAGPRDANEQPGAYESALQDNHQLIDPKQPVEILRTIHSFDPCIACAVHLIEPRSGEVLEVRVF from the coding sequence ATGAGCCGTATCGTCGTCGATCCGATCACCCGCATCGAGGGCCATCTGCGCATCGAGGTCGAGCTTGCAGGAGACCGCATCGCCCAGGCCTATAGCTCAGGGACCATGGTGCGCGGCATCGAGATCATTCTTAAAGGACGTGATCCGCGCGATGCCTGGGCCTTCGTTCAGCGAATCTGTGGGGTCTGCACCCTGGTCCATGGGATCGCCTCGGTGCGCGCGGTCGAGGATGCCTTGGGGATCGCGCTTCCGCTCAATGCCCAGTTGATCCGCAACCTCATGATCGGGGCCCAGTATATCCACGATCATGTGATGCACTTTTATCACCTGCATGCCCTCGACTGGGTAGATGTGGTGAACGCCTTGAAGGCCGACCCCAAAGCCACCGCCGAGCTCGCCCAATCCTTAAGCTCCTGGCCCAAGTCCTCCCCTGGCTATTTTGCTGATATCCAAAACCGGCTGAAGACATTCGTCGAATCCGGTCAGCTTGGCATCTTTGCCAACGGCTACTGGGGACATCCGGCCTATCGGCTACCGCCCGAGGCCAATCTCGTGGCGGTCGCCCATTATCTCGAGGCGCTCGCCTGGCAGCGCGAGGTCGCACGTCTGCATGCCATCTTCGGCGGCAAGAATCCACACCCCAATTTCCTAGTCGGCGGCGTCCCCTCACCGATCGATCCGGAGTCTGACTCGGCCATCAACGCCAAGCGCCTTGCCGAGGTCAAGGGCCTGATCGAGCAGATGCAGACCTTTGTCGAGCAGGTCTATCTCCCCGACACACTGGCGATCGCTAGTTTCTACAAGGATTGGGCAAGCCGCGGTGAGGGTCTAGGTAACTTCTTGTGCTATGGAGACCTCCCAGCAGGCGCTGCCATGGACCCCGAGACCTTCTTCTTTCCGCGCGGTGTGATCCTCAACCGCGACCTGTCGGTGGTCCATCCGGTGGACGTCGGGGCGCCGGATGAGATCCAGGAGTTCGTGGCCCATGCCTGGTATGACTATAGTGCCGGTAATGAGCAGGGCCTGCATCCATACCTGGGCGAGACCCGGCTTAATTACCGAGGGCGCGGCGGCCCCAAGCCGCCCTTTAGTCAGCTCGATGTGAGCAAGGGCTATTCATGGCTCAAGGCCCCGCGCTGGAAGGGGCAGGCGGTGGAGGTCGGGCCCTTGGCGCGGGTGCTGATGCTCTATGCCAAGGGTCATGAGCAAACCCAGGAGCTGGTCAAAAAGACGCTCACTGACCTCGATCTACCCATCAACGCTCTCTATTCGACCCTAGGGCGTACCGCGGCCCGCACCCTAGAGACCAAGCTCTTGGCCGACGCCATGCTGGTCTGGTATCGGGCGCTCATCGACAACATCCGCTTGGGCGACACCCGCACCTGGAACGGCGAACGCTGGGATCCGGCGACCTGGCCCAAGACCGCGCGCGGCGCGGGCCTCATGGAGGCCCCGCGCGGTGCCCTTGCCCATTGGATCGTCATCGAAGACGGCAAGATCGCCAATTATCAGGCTGTGGTCCCCTCGACCTGGAATGCCGGGCCGCGCGACGCCAATGAGCAGCCTGGGGCCTATGAGTCGGCACTTCAGGATAACCACCAGCTCATCGACCCCAAGCAGCCAGTCGAGATCCTGCGCACTATCCATAGCTTTGACCCTTGTATCGCCTGCGCCGTGCACTTGATTGAGCCCCGGTCGGGTGAAGTGCTGGAGGTGCGTGTCTTCTGA
- a CDS encoding respiratory nitrate reductase subunit gamma — translation MNGAMEFLLWTKGPMLNLALGVFALGVGVRLIEILILGRAKNYADPRAPEWIGGARTVLSRTLPDPGTFQRAPFDVLVGWIWHIGFILVLLFFVPHVELIRGILGFAWPALPTPVVDFLTAITILGLIAALVHRLTHPVKRYLSTAEDYLVWAVVFMVALTGYLSYHRLISPYPLALGMHILSAEIFLILIPFTRLSHLFTAFIARWYTGTHFGRKGVEA, via the coding sequence ATGAACGGTGCGATGGAGTTCCTGCTCTGGACCAAGGGGCCGATGTTGAATCTGGCCTTAGGCGTCTTTGCCCTGGGTGTGGGCGTGCGTCTGATTGAGATCCTGATCCTCGGGCGCGCCAAGAATTATGCCGACCCGCGTGCGCCCGAATGGATCGGCGGCGCAAGGACCGTATTGAGCCGCACCCTGCCGGACCCTGGGACCTTCCAGCGCGCCCCGTTCGACGTCCTGGTCGGCTGGATCTGGCATATCGGTTTTATCCTGGTCCTTCTCTTTTTCGTGCCCCATGTTGAGCTCATCCGCGGGATATTGGGCTTTGCCTGGCCGGCGCTTCCGACACCTGTGGTCGATTTTCTGACCGCCATCACCATCCTCGGGTTGATCGCCGCGCTGGTGCATCGGCTGACCCATCCGGTCAAGCGCTATCTCAGCACCGCCGAGGACTATCTTGTCTGGGCGGTGGTCTTCATGGTGGCCCTGACCGGCTATCTCTCTTACCACCGCCTGATCTCGCCCTATCCATTGGCGCTCGGCATGCACATCTTAAGCGCCGAGATCTTTTTGATCCTGATCCCCTTTACCCGGCTCAGCCATCTCTTTACGGCATTCATCGCCCGCTGGTATACGGGCACCCATTTTGGACGCAAGGGGGTTGAGGCATGA